From the genome of Paraburkholderia aromaticivorans, one region includes:
- a CDS encoding transporter substrate-binding domain-containing protein has product MTRSTLRPARRAWLAALLLSPVLAIHAPAAHADTLDNIAKAGVLKVAVPEDYPPFGSVGADMKPQGYDIDTAALLAKSMNVKLELVPVNSANRIPYLQTGKVDLVISSLGKTPDREKVIDFSSAYAPYYQGVFGPADIKVSGPADLTGKTVGATRGALEEIGLTQMAPNATIKRFEDNNATIAAFLSGQVQLIAAGNIVAAAILAKNPPRRPEPKFVIKNSPCFVGMNKNEPRLQQKVNAAIAQAKQDGTLNTMSKKWFSAPLPADL; this is encoded by the coding sequence ATGACACGATCGACTCTCCGCCCCGCGCGTCGCGCCTGGCTCGCCGCATTGTTGCTCTCGCCCGTCCTCGCCATCCATGCGCCCGCCGCTCACGCGGACACCCTCGATAACATTGCCAAGGCCGGCGTGCTGAAAGTCGCCGTGCCGGAGGACTATCCGCCGTTCGGTTCGGTCGGCGCGGATATGAAACCGCAAGGCTACGATATCGACACCGCCGCCCTGCTCGCGAAGTCGATGAACGTGAAGCTCGAACTCGTCCCGGTCAACAGCGCCAACCGCATTCCGTATCTGCAAACGGGTAAGGTCGATCTGGTGATCTCGTCGCTCGGCAAGACGCCGGATCGCGAGAAGGTGATCGACTTCTCGAGCGCCTATGCGCCGTACTACCAGGGCGTGTTCGGTCCCGCCGATATCAAGGTCAGCGGCCCCGCCGATCTGACCGGCAAAACGGTCGGCGCAACCCGCGGCGCGCTGGAAGAAATCGGCCTCACGCAAATGGCGCCGAACGCGACCATCAAGCGCTTCGAGGACAACAACGCGACCATCGCCGCGTTCCTCTCGGGCCAGGTGCAGTTGATCGCCGCGGGCAATATCGTCGCGGCCGCGATCCTCGCGAAGAATCCGCCGCGTCGGCCGGAACCGAAGTTCGTGATCAAGAATTCGCCGTGCTTCGTCGGCATGAACAAGAACGAGCCGCGCCTGCAGCAGAAAGTGAACGCGGCCATCGCGCAGGCGAAGCAGGACGGCACGCTCAACACGATGTCGAAGAAGTGGTTCAGCGCACCGCTGCCGGCCGATCTGTAA
- the ureA gene encoding urease subunit gamma — MKLTPREKDKLLIFTAALLAERRRARGLKLNYPEAIAFITAELMEAARDGKTVAEVMHYGTTLLTRDDVMEGVPEMIPDIQVEATFPDGTKLVTVHHPIP; from the coding sequence ATGAAGCTGACACCTCGCGAGAAGGACAAGCTGCTGATCTTCACCGCCGCGCTGCTTGCCGAACGGCGCCGCGCACGCGGCCTCAAACTGAACTACCCGGAAGCGATCGCCTTCATCACCGCCGAGCTGATGGAAGCGGCGCGCGACGGCAAGACCGTCGCCGAAGTGATGCACTACGGCACCACGCTGCTCACCCGTGACGACGTCATGGAAGGCGTGCCCGAGATGATCCCCGACATCCAGGTCGAAGCCACGTTCCCCGACGGCACCAAGCTCGTCACCGTTCACCACCCGATTCCTTAA
- a CDS encoding urease subunit beta, which produces MIPGEFLIDDGEHELNAGRATVTVVVSNTGDRPVQIGSHYHFYEVNEALAFDREAARGFRLNIAAGTAVRFEPGQERTVELVELAGERVVYGFNGKVMGKL; this is translated from the coding sequence ATGATTCCCGGCGAATTCCTCATCGACGACGGCGAACACGAGCTCAACGCGGGCCGCGCCACCGTCACGGTGGTCGTGTCGAATACCGGCGACCGTCCGGTGCAGATCGGCTCGCACTACCACTTCTATGAAGTGAACGAAGCGCTCGCGTTCGATCGTGAAGCCGCGCGCGGCTTCCGGCTGAACATCGCGGCGGGCACCGCCGTGCGCTTCGAGCCCGGTCAGGAACGCACCGTCGAGCTGGTCGAACTGGCGGGCGAGCGCGTCGTCTACGGCTTCAACGGCAAGGTGATGGGCAAGCTGTGA
- the ureC gene encoding urease subunit alpha, with product MTLRIGRRAYAEMFGPTTGDRVRLADTELLIEVERDFTTYGEEVKFGGGKVIRDGMGQSQRVHAEVVDTVVTNAVILDHWGIVKADIGIKNGRIAAIGKAGNPDIQPNVTIAIGASTEVIAGEGLIVTAGGIDTHIHFISPQQIEEALASGVTTMLGGGTGPATGTNATTCTPGPWHLERMLQAADGYPMNLGFLGKGNVSQPQPALEQIAAGAIGLKLHEDWGTTPAAIDNCLSVADDTDTQVAIHTDTLNEAGFVEATVAAFKGRTIHTYHTEGAGGGHAPDIIKVCGEANVLPSSTNPTRPYTVNTLEEHLDMLMVCHHLDPSIAEDIAFAESRIRRETIAAEDILHDLGALSMLSSDSQAMGRVGEVIIRTWQTAHKMKVQRGALPEDNARHDNFRAKRYVAKYTINPAITHGIAHEVGSIEPGKWADLVFWEPAFFGIKPSLILKGGMIAMAQMGDPNASIPTPQPVHYREMFATRGGALGRTSLTFVSQMAADAGVAERYGLNKRIVAVRNCRNISKADMIHNAWRPAISVDPETYQVIADGQLLTCEPATVLPMAQRYFLF from the coding sequence ATGACCTTACGCATTGGCCGCCGCGCATACGCGGAAATGTTCGGCCCCACCACCGGCGACCGCGTGCGCCTCGCCGACACCGAGTTGCTGATCGAAGTCGAGCGCGACTTCACCACCTACGGCGAAGAAGTGAAATTCGGCGGCGGCAAAGTGATTCGCGACGGCATGGGCCAGTCGCAACGCGTGCATGCCGAGGTGGTCGATACCGTCGTGACGAATGCGGTGATTCTCGATCACTGGGGCATCGTCAAGGCCGACATCGGCATCAAGAACGGCCGCATCGCCGCGATCGGCAAAGCGGGCAATCCCGACATCCAGCCGAACGTGACGATCGCGATCGGCGCGTCCACCGAGGTGATCGCGGGCGAAGGCCTGATCGTCACGGCGGGCGGCATCGATACGCACATTCACTTCATCAGCCCGCAGCAGATCGAAGAAGCGCTCGCGAGCGGCGTGACCACGATGCTCGGCGGCGGCACAGGTCCCGCCACCGGCACGAACGCAACCACCTGCACGCCGGGCCCGTGGCACCTCGAACGCATGCTGCAAGCGGCCGACGGTTATCCGATGAATCTCGGCTTTCTCGGCAAGGGCAACGTGAGCCAGCCGCAACCGGCGCTGGAGCAGATCGCCGCCGGCGCGATCGGGCTGAAGCTGCACGAGGACTGGGGCACGACGCCCGCCGCGATCGACAACTGCCTCTCGGTTGCCGACGATACCGACACGCAGGTCGCGATTCACACAGATACGCTGAACGAAGCAGGTTTCGTCGAAGCGACCGTGGCCGCGTTCAAGGGCCGCACGATTCACACGTATCACACGGAAGGCGCGGGCGGCGGCCACGCACCGGACATCATCAAGGTATGCGGCGAAGCGAACGTGCTGCCCTCCTCGACCAATCCGACGCGCCCGTACACCGTCAATACGCTCGAAGAGCATCTCGACATGCTGATGGTGTGCCACCACCTGGATCCGTCGATTGCGGAAGACATCGCTTTCGCGGAGTCGCGCATTCGCCGCGAGACCATCGCCGCCGAAGACATCCTGCATGACCTCGGCGCGCTGTCCATGCTGTCGTCGGACTCGCAGGCCATGGGCCGGGTGGGCGAAGTGATCATCCGCACGTGGCAGACGGCGCACAAGATGAAAGTGCAACGCGGCGCGCTGCCCGAAGACAACGCGCGGCACGACAACTTCCGCGCAAAGCGCTACGTCGCCAAATACACGATCAACCCGGCGATCACGCACGGCATCGCGCATGAAGTCGGCTCGATCGAGCCGGGCAAGTGGGCCGATCTGGTGTTCTGGGAGCCGGCGTTTTTCGGCATCAAGCCGTCGCTGATTCTCAAGGGCGGCATGATCGCGATGGCGCAGATGGGCGACCCGAACGCGTCGATCCCCACACCGCAGCCGGTGCACTATCGCGAGATGTTCGCGACGCGCGGCGGCGCATTGGGGCGCACGTCGCTCACCTTCGTCTCGCAGATGGCCGCGGACGCCGGCGTCGCCGAACGCTACGGCCTGAACAAGCGTATCGTTGCGGTCAGGAACTGCCGCAACATTTCGAAGGCGGACATGATCCACAACGCGTGGCGTCCGGCGATCAGCGTCGATCCGGAAACCTATCAGGTGATTGCCGACGGTCAGTTGCTGACCTGCGAACCGGCCACCGTGCTGCCGATGGCGCAACGCTACTTCCTGTTCTGA
- the ureE gene encoding urease accessory protein UreE has product MRTLDKLIAPHLKLAPVLVKRAPTLTLAFDDRRKSRLAATLDSGEEVALLLPRGTVLRDGDVLVADDGGLVRVVAAPEAVLYVRAKDALTLTRAAYHLGNRHTPVEVGADYLKLEYDPVLADMLKRIGATVDQVSMPFQPESGAYGGGHKHGHDETFAEDYALAQQVFGEHHGHEHSHDHDHDHGHGHAAREHERAHAHDHDHGDHVHDESCGHGHRHHHAHR; this is encoded by the coding sequence ATGCGTACCCTCGACAAACTGATTGCGCCGCATCTGAAGCTCGCGCCCGTGCTGGTGAAGCGCGCGCCGACCTTGACGCTGGCGTTCGACGACCGGCGCAAGAGCCGGCTCGCGGCGACGCTCGATAGCGGCGAAGAAGTCGCGCTGCTGTTGCCGCGCGGCACTGTTTTGCGTGACGGCGATGTGCTGGTTGCCGACGACGGCGGCCTCGTGCGCGTCGTCGCCGCGCCGGAAGCGGTGCTCTACGTGCGCGCGAAAGATGCGTTGACGTTGACTCGCGCCGCCTATCACCTCGGCAATCGCCATACGCCGGTGGAAGTCGGCGCGGACTATCTGAAGCTCGAATACGATCCGGTGCTGGCCGATATGCTCAAGCGCATCGGCGCAACGGTCGATCAGGTCTCGATGCCGTTCCAGCCGGAATCCGGCGCGTACGGCGGCGGTCATAAACATGGTCACGACGAAACCTTCGCCGAAGACTATGCGCTCGCGCAGCAGGTGTTCGGCGAGCATCATGGGCATGAGCATTCGCATGACCACGACCACGACCATGGGCATGGTCACGCGGCGCGTGAGCATGAGCGTGCGCATGCGCATGACCACGACCACGGCGATCACGTCCACGACGAATCGTGCGGCCACGGGCATCGCCACCATCATGCGCATCGCTGA
- a CDS encoding urease accessory protein UreF — MRIAELTALLHLASPALPIGAFSYSQGLEAAIEAQLITDADSARAWIASGLTDVLAHGELPFLAHQMERWRTHDAQGLRVANSEFLASRESAELRRETEQMGWSLRQLCASLEWGDADRRATLASMTPLAQPTAFAFAAYAHDAAVDAALAAYAFSWVENQAAAALKAVPLGQLAGQRIIVALREPIDAAVTRALATSPENINTFAPQLGILSARHESQYSRLFRS, encoded by the coding sequence ATGCGCATCGCTGAACTAACGGCGTTGCTGCATCTTGCGTCGCCGGCGCTGCCGATCGGCGCGTTCAGCTACTCGCAGGGTCTCGAAGCCGCCATCGAAGCGCAACTGATCACCGATGCCGACTCCGCCCGCGCGTGGATCGCCAGCGGATTGACCGACGTGCTCGCGCACGGCGAACTGCCGTTCCTCGCGCATCAGATGGAACGCTGGCGCACGCATGACGCGCAAGGCTTGCGCGTTGCCAACAGCGAATTCCTCGCGAGCCGTGAGTCCGCGGAATTGCGCCGCGAAACGGAACAGATGGGCTGGTCGTTGCGGCAACTGTGCGCATCGCTGGAATGGGGCGATGCGGACCGGCGCGCGACGCTCGCTTCGATGACGCCGCTCGCGCAGCCCACCGCCTTCGCCTTCGCCGCCTATGCCCACGACGCAGCCGTCGACGCCGCCCTCGCCGCCTACGCCTTCAGCTGGGTCGAAAACCAGGCGGCCGCCGCATTGAAAGCCGTGCCGCTGGGACAGCTCGCCGGTCAACGCATCATCGTCGCGTTGCGCGAGCCAATCGACGCCGCCGTGACGCGCGCTCTCGCCACATCGCCCGAGAACATCAACACCTTCGCGCCGCAACTCGGCATTCTGTCGGCGCGTCACGAGTCGCAGTATTCGCGGCTCTTTCGCTCATAA
- the ureG gene encoding urease accessory protein UreG, giving the protein MNAPHHPAHSTVRTKKLPPLRVGVGGPVGSGKTTLLEMLCKAMREQYDLVAITNDIYTKEDQRLLTVAGALPAERIMGVETGGCPHTAIREDASINLEAVDRMLTRFPDADIVFIESGGDNLAATFSPELSDLTIYVIDVAGGEKIPRKGGPGITKSDLLVINKTDLAPMVGANLDVMASDAKKMRGERPFVMSNLKALDGLDEVVKFIEKKGLLKV; this is encoded by the coding sequence ATGAACGCACCTCATCATCCCGCCCACTCGACCGTCCGCACCAAAAAACTGCCGCCGCTGCGCGTGGGCGTCGGCGGCCCGGTCGGCTCGGGCAAGACCACGTTGCTTGAAATGCTGTGCAAGGCGATGCGCGAACAGTACGACCTCGTCGCCATCACCAACGACATCTACACGAAGGAAGACCAGCGTCTCTTGACCGTGGCGGGCGCATTGCCGGCTGAACGGATCATGGGCGTCGAGACGGGCGGCTGCCCGCATACGGCGATCCGCGAAGACGCCTCGATCAATCTCGAAGCCGTCGACCGCATGCTCACGCGTTTTCCGGATGCGGATATCGTGTTTATCGAATCGGGCGGCGACAACCTCGCGGCGACCTTCAGTCCGGAACTGTCGGACTTGACGATCTACGTGATCGACGTGGCGGGCGGCGAGAAGATTCCGCGCAAAGGCGGCCCCGGCATTACGAAGTCCGATCTGCTCGTGATCAACAAGACGGACCTCGCGCCGATGGTCGGCGCGAATCTCGACGTGATGGCCTCGGACGCGAAGAAGATGCGCGGCGAGCGGCCCTTCGTGATGTCCAATCTGAAGGCGCTCGACGGGTTGGATGAAGTGGTGAAGTTTATCGAGAAGAAGGGGTTGTTGAAAGTTTGA
- the waaA gene encoding lipid IV(A) 3-deoxy-D-manno-octulosonic acid transferase, with product MLRAIYQALWWIIAPLAVLRLLIRSRKERGYREHIGERFGYSRGRLPEDSAPLIWVHAVSVGETRAAQPLIDALMKARPDARILLTHMTPSGRATGEQIFGDRVLRSYLPYDMPHAVRRFLRTWRPSLGLVMETEVWPTLIDECRRADVPLVLTNARMSARSYRRAAKFGHATKDVFGGFARVLAQSPADAERLTALGARNVAVLGNLKFDMSTPPELAARGHAWRAAIGARPVWVAASTREGEEELVLQAFAALGIDEALLILVPRHPQRFNEVAGLVEKAGLRLERRSAWAPDARVASAANASGGVPALPAGVNVLLGDSMGELGAYYAASDLAFIGGSLLPLGGQNLIEACAVGVPVLIGPHVFNFTQATADAVAAGAAVQVQDPADLARALRELFGDKARRLAMGGAASAFAARHRGATARTVDVLMALLPEGE from the coding sequence ATGCTGAGGGCGATCTATCAAGCGCTGTGGTGGATCATCGCGCCGCTGGCCGTATTGCGTCTGTTGATCCGCTCGCGCAAGGAACGCGGTTATCGCGAACATATCGGCGAGCGGTTCGGTTATTCGCGCGGCCGGCTGCCTGAAGACAGTGCGCCGCTCATCTGGGTGCACGCGGTGTCGGTGGGCGAAACGCGCGCCGCGCAGCCGCTGATCGACGCGCTGATGAAGGCGCGTCCCGACGCCCGCATTCTGTTGACCCACATGACGCCGAGCGGGCGCGCCACCGGCGAGCAGATTTTCGGCGACCGTGTTTTGCGCAGCTATCTGCCGTACGACATGCCGCATGCGGTGCGGCGCTTCTTGCGGACGTGGCGGCCGTCGCTCGGTCTCGTGATGGAAACCGAAGTGTGGCCGACGCTGATCGACGAATGCCGGCGCGCGGATGTGCCGCTGGTGCTGACCAATGCGCGGATGTCGGCGCGCTCGTACAGGCGCGCGGCGAAATTCGGCCATGCGACCAAAGACGTGTTCGGCGGCTTTGCGCGTGTGCTGGCGCAGAGTCCGGCGGATGCCGAGCGGCTGACCGCGCTCGGCGCGCGCAACGTGGCGGTGCTCGGCAATCTGAAATTCGACATGTCCACGCCGCCCGAGCTGGCGGCGCGCGGACATGCGTGGCGCGCGGCGATCGGCGCGCGTCCGGTCTGGGTCGCGGCGAGCACGCGCGAGGGCGAAGAGGAATTGGTGCTGCAGGCGTTCGCGGCGCTCGGCATCGACGAAGCGCTGCTGATTCTGGTGCCGCGCCATCCGCAACGTTTCAACGAAGTGGCTGGGCTGGTCGAGAAGGCCGGGCTGCGGCTCGAACGGCGTTCGGCGTGGGCGCCGGATGCGAGGGTGGCGTCGGCGGCGAACGCGAGCGGCGGTGTGCCCGCGTTGCCTGCGGGCGTGAACGTGCTGCTGGGCGATTCGATGGGCGAATTGGGCGCTTACTATGCAGCGTCGGATCTGGCGTTTATCGGCGGCAGCTTGCTGCCGTTGGGCGGGCAGAATCTGATCGAAGCGTGCGCGGTCGGTGTGCCGGTGCTGATCGGGCCGCACGTGTTCAACTTCACGCAGGCCACCGCGGATGCGGTGGCGGCGGGCGCCGCCGTGCAGGTGCAGGATCCGGCCGATCTGGCGCGGGCATTGCGCGAGTTGTTCGGCGATAAGGCCCGAAGGCTGGCCATGGGCGGAGCCGCGTCGGCGTTCGCCGCGCGCCATCGCGGCGCGACGGCGCGGACCGTGGATGTGTTGATGGCGTTGTTGCCGGAAGGGGAGTGA
- a CDS encoding Kdo hydroxylase family protein, with the protein MNETQIIEVANADWHGRNLSVPREMLLAGVERGKVLYFPNLRFAIEGGEQALLDPALADPNRKNISLEPNGGALHGVAGDAVTQSAVRALIARYQANARTLVDGLFPEYNGRLRVAPTSLRLHQVETRETSWRKDDSRLHVDAFPSRPNYGERILRVFTNVNPHGAPRVWRVGEPFEDMAKRFLPRIKPQMPGSAWLLNLLHVTKSPRSEYDHLMLHLHDGMKADLDYQKSSPQETMPFPPGSVWVCFSDQTSHAVMSGQFMLEQTFFLPVKAMAQPECAPLGILERLKGRALV; encoded by the coding sequence ATGAACGAAACCCAGATCATCGAAGTAGCGAACGCCGACTGGCACGGGCGCAACCTGTCCGTGCCGCGCGAGATGCTGCTCGCCGGCGTCGAACGCGGCAAAGTGCTGTATTTCCCGAATCTGCGCTTCGCGATCGAAGGTGGCGAACAGGCGCTGCTCGACCCCGCGCTTGCCGATCCGAACCGCAAGAACATCAGCCTCGAACCGAACGGCGGCGCGTTGCACGGCGTGGCCGGCGACGCCGTTACGCAATCCGCGGTGCGCGCCTTGATCGCGCGTTATCAGGCCAACGCGCGCACGCTGGTCGACGGGCTCTTTCCCGAATACAACGGCAGACTGCGTGTGGCGCCCACCAGCCTGCGCCTGCATCAGGTCGAAACGCGCGAGACCTCATGGCGCAAAGACGATAGCCGTCTGCACGTGGACGCCTTTCCTTCGCGGCCGAATTACGGCGAGCGCATTCTGCGCGTGTTCACCAACGTCAATCCGCATGGCGCGCCGCGCGTGTGGCGCGTCGGCGAACCGTTCGAGGACATGGCCAAACGCTTTCTGCCGCGCATCAAGCCGCAAATGCCGGGCTCGGCCTGGCTGCTGAATCTGCTGCACGTGACTAAATCGCCGCGCAGCGAGTACGACCATCTGATGCTGCATCTGCACGACGGCATGAAGGCCGACCTCGACTATCAGAAGTCGAGCCCGCAGGAGACCATGCCGTTTCCGCCGGGCAGCGTGTGGGTATGTTTCTCGGATCAGACTTCGCACGCGGTGATGTCCGGCCAGTTCATGCTGGAGCAGACCTTTTTCCTGCCGGTCAAGGCGATGGCGCAGCCCGAATGCGCGCCGCTCGGGATTCTCGAACGCCTCAAGGGCAGGGCGCTGGTTTGA
- the waaC gene encoding lipopolysaccharide heptosyltransferase I yields the protein MSVQKILIVRVSSLGDVVHNMPVIADIRRRHPEAQIDWLVEESFVGLVQLVNGVRRAIPVSLRRWRKRILSLDNWREIGAFRRALAAENYDLVIDCQGLIKTAWVASMARGPLVGLANRTEGAGFEWPVRFFYGKRVPIEPRTHVVERTRQLVAAALNDPPPQPTDDIDFGLDTGRAALALSEANLNLPVPYVVFVHATSRADKQWPDTAWIELGQSLVRRGASIVLPWGSEEERATSERLAKEFGAAAIVPPKLSLPAVVGLIEGAAATVGVDTGLVHIAAALKRPTIELYNFATAWRTGGYWSPNVVNLGTAGQPPTLQQVKSALAGFGLL from the coding sequence TTGAGCGTGCAAAAGATACTGATCGTGAGGGTGTCGTCATTGGGCGACGTCGTTCACAACATGCCGGTGATCGCCGACATCCGGCGCCGCCATCCCGAGGCGCAGATCGACTGGCTCGTCGAAGAAAGCTTCGTGGGGCTCGTGCAACTGGTGAACGGTGTGCGGCGGGCGATTCCCGTGTCGCTGCGGCGCTGGCGCAAGCGCATTCTGTCGCTCGACAACTGGCGCGAGATCGGCGCCTTCCGCCGCGCGCTCGCCGCCGAAAACTACGACCTCGTGATCGACTGCCAGGGGCTCATCAAGACCGCGTGGGTCGCGAGCATGGCGCGCGGGCCGCTGGTCGGCCTTGCCAACCGCACCGAGGGCGCGGGCTTCGAGTGGCCGGTGCGCTTCTTCTACGGCAAGCGCGTGCCGATCGAGCCGCGCACGCATGTGGTAGAGCGCACGCGCCAGCTGGTGGCCGCGGCGCTGAACGACCCGCCGCCGCAACCCACCGACGACATCGACTTCGGGCTCGACACCGGGCGGGCCGCGCTGGCGTTGTCCGAGGCGAATCTGAATCTGCCGGTGCCGTACGTGGTGTTCGTGCACGCCACCTCGCGCGCCGACAAGCAATGGCCGGATACCGCGTGGATCGAACTGGGGCAGTCGCTGGTGCGGCGCGGGGCGTCGATCGTGCTGCCGTGGGGCAGTGAGGAAGAGCGCGCCACCAGCGAGCGCCTCGCCAAAGAATTCGGCGCCGCGGCCATCGTGCCGCCTAAACTCTCGCTGCCGGCGGTGGTCGGCCTGATCGAAGGCGCGGCTGCGACAGTTGGAGTTGACACAGGTCTCGTTCACATCGCCGCGGCGCTGAAGCGCCCGACCATCGAGTTGTACAATTTCGCCACCGCGTGGCGCACCGGCGGCTACTGGTCGCCGAACGTCGTCAATCTCGGCACGGCCGGACAGCCGCCCACGCTGCAACAGGTGAAGTCGGCACTCGCGGGCTTCGGCCTGCTGTAA
- a CDS encoding phosphomannomutase/phosphoglucomutase, producing MISKSIFKAYDIRGVIGKTLDADAARSIGRAFGSEVRAQGGDAVVVARDGRLSGPELVQALSDGLRAAGVDVVNVGMVPTPVGYFAASVPLQLDGGERRVDSCIVVTGSHNPPDYNGFKMVLRGAAIYGEQILALHQRIVDENFSAGSGTYTEYDIADAYLDRIASDIKLARPIKIVVDTGNGVAGGLAPKLFKKLGCELVELFTEIDGNFPNHHPDPAHPENLQDVIRALKETDAEIGFAFDGDGDRLGVVTKDGQIIYPDRQLMLFAEEVLSRNKGAQIIYDVKCTRNLAKWVKDKGGEPLMWKTGHSLVKAKLRETGAPLAGEMSGHVFFKDRWYGFDDGLYTGARLLEILTRVEDPSKLLNALPNSNSTPELQLKLEEGENFELIARLQQNAKFTGADDVVKIDGLRVEYPDGFGLARSSNTTPVVVMRFEADNDAALKRIQEDFRRVILAEKADAKLPF from the coding sequence ATGATCTCCAAATCTATCTTCAAGGCATATGACATTCGCGGTGTAATCGGCAAGACGCTCGACGCCGATGCGGCGCGTTCGATCGGCCGCGCGTTCGGCAGCGAAGTGCGGGCGCAAGGCGGCGACGCCGTGGTGGTCGCGCGTGACGGCCGCCTCTCGGGTCCCGAGTTGGTCCAGGCGTTGTCGGACGGTCTGCGTGCGGCCGGCGTCGACGTGGTCAACGTGGGCATGGTGCCCACCCCGGTCGGCTACTTCGCGGCCAGCGTGCCGTTGCAGCTCGACGGCGGCGAGCGTCGCGTCGATTCGTGCATCGTCGTGACGGGTAGTCATAATCCGCCGGACTACAACGGCTTCAAGATGGTCCTGCGCGGCGCGGCCATTTACGGCGAGCAGATCCTCGCGCTGCATCAGCGTATCGTCGACGAGAACTTTTCGGCAGGCAGCGGCACGTACACCGAGTACGACATCGCCGACGCCTATCTCGATCGCATCGCGAGCGACATCAAGCTCGCGCGTCCCATCAAGATCGTGGTCGACACCGGCAACGGCGTGGCCGGCGGCCTCGCGCCGAAGCTGTTCAAGAAGCTCGGCTGCGAACTGGTCGAGCTGTTCACCGAGATCGACGGCAACTTCCCGAACCATCACCCGGACCCGGCTCACCCGGAAAACCTGCAGGACGTGATCCGCGCGCTGAAGGAAACGGACGCCGAAATCGGCTTCGCGTTCGACGGCGACGGCGACCGCCTCGGCGTCGTCACCAAAGACGGCCAGATCATCTATCCGGACCGCCAGCTCATGCTGTTCGCCGAAGAAGTGCTGTCGCGCAACAAGGGCGCGCAGATCATTTACGACGTCAAGTGCACGCGCAATCTCGCCAAGTGGGTGAAGGACAAGGGCGGCGAGCCGCTCATGTGGAAGACCGGCCACTCGCTCGTCAAGGCGAAGCTGCGCGAAACCGGCGCACCGCTCGCCGGCGAAATGAGCGGCCACGTGTTCTTCAAGGACCGCTGGTACGGTTTCGACGACGGCCTGTACACGGGCGCGCGCCTGCTCGAAATCCTCACGCGTGTGGAAGATCCGAGCAAGCTGCTGAACGCGCTGCCGAACTCGAACTCCACGCCTGAGCTGCAACTGAAGCTCGAAGAAGGCGAGAACTTCGAGCTGATCGCGCGCCTGCAGCAGAACGCAAAGTTCACCGGCGCGGACGACGTCGTGAAGATCGACGGCCTGCGCGTCGAGTATCCGGACGGCTTCGGTCTCGCGCGTTCGTCGAACACCACGCCGGTCGTGGTGATGCGGTTCGAAGCCGATAACGACGCGGCGCTCAAACGCATCCAGGAAGACTTCCGCCGCGTGATCCTCGCGGAGAAGGCTGACGCGAAGCTGCCGTTCTAA